One part of the Pelagicoccus sp. SDUM812003 genome encodes these proteins:
- a CDS encoding MotA/TolQ/ExbB proton channel family protein → MKKKGFFSREFIVLTLGLIFSILFVGSIYRYYVWPIAEDIEIASRVEASQNPDQPIVANRSVVMILKDMEQMFCLMLMLWACIIISYKFLRIYGERSVTGFQFLRITKGERILPDEALAHYKELGNEVSRNGRLRDKILPDVILSALHRFDSTRSIQDASHAVQQRTEMAYDQLESELSLVRYIAWAIPSVGFIGTVRGIGEALALADEAIRGDISGVTAALGLAFNSTLIALLLSIVLMFFVHLLQSKQEKLLIDLEEFATKRIIGLMKTPENEDSPITYS, encoded by the coding sequence ATGAAGAAAAAAGGGTTCTTTTCCCGTGAGTTTATCGTATTAACCTTAGGCCTGATTTTCTCGATCCTGTTCGTCGGCTCGATCTACCGCTACTACGTATGGCCCATCGCGGAGGACATCGAGATCGCCAGCAGGGTGGAAGCTAGCCAGAATCCGGACCAGCCCATCGTCGCTAACCGTTCGGTGGTGATGATCTTGAAGGACATGGAGCAGATGTTCTGTCTCATGCTGATGCTTTGGGCCTGCATCATCATCTCCTACAAGTTTCTGCGCATCTACGGGGAACGAAGCGTGACGGGTTTCCAGTTTCTGAGAATCACCAAAGGCGAGCGCATCCTCCCCGACGAGGCCTTGGCCCACTACAAGGAGCTGGGCAACGAGGTGTCGCGCAACGGGCGACTGAGGGACAAGATCCTGCCGGACGTCATTCTGTCCGCCTTGCACCGCTTCGATTCGACGCGCTCCATCCAGGACGCATCCCACGCCGTCCAGCAGCGAACCGAAATGGCCTACGACCAGCTGGAGTCGGAGCTGTCGCTGGTGCGCTACATCGCTTGGGCCATCCCTTCGGTAGGGTTTATCGGCACCGTTCGCGGTATCGGCGAGGCGCTGGCGTTGGCGGACGAAGCCATCCGAGGCGACATTTCAGGGGTGACGGCGGCCTTGGGTCTAGCTTTCAACTCGACCTTGATCGCTCTCTTGCTGAGCATCGTGTTGATGTTCTTCGTTCACCTGCTGCAATCCAAGCAGGAGAAGCTGCTGATCGATCTGGAGGAGTTCGCCACCAAGCGAATCATCGGCCTGATGAAGACTCCGGAGAACGAGGATAGCCCGATCACCTACTCGTAA
- a CDS encoding VTT domain-containing protein — protein MKSKLLLIYLSVLLLSHLVEWSGIWDEANSFAMDSMSVSPARHLIIVFSPDEARASRLVSRGNGSGGGPTDWISASSFLGEQWSPSELSDAEVPGAGQWASVSVVGIGYGAAEATAFAETSSEELRSIVLVDAPLPPQAELLGDRALNAALKTFARAATWLAEWVAPDFGFLDRSGWGDDRWRRIHDADLFASSRFLERSDLPLLAIRARPPQLGRASFLRAVEAVRPDAATLKVTRGNRLEQTVAGVEAFVSGFQDRSGEGGDEDRVSFSAVEVQPIAHWMGGLLLGIATFASEDLACIGGGLLASAGTVSLWVAIAGCLLGIFVGDLGIYLIGRFLGARALELPGLRRLASPTKLRSGMRWFEKKGIMLVVLTRFFPGSRVPTYFAAGVLRIGFWRFAFALLVAASIWTPILVGLSFVFGQPVLALVEGMGAWAWLGVVLFLLLFVFGSRLLVASITWKGRRLLVCKFQRLIRWEYWPVWAVYGPILPYIAWRMVRHRSLTLPSIVNPCMPASGLVYESKGQILTHLQRFGVPVARFSILSLAEPIQARLKALDDFMEAESLGFPVVLKPDVGQRGQGVTIVKDRIEAEAFLRNQKEDTIAQEYVSGSEYGVFYFRFPDRKKGEIFSITDKRMTYVTGDGESTLETLILKDPRAVRMAPFFLSEYEARLAEIVAAGERFWLASVGTHCRGALFLDGAHLLTERLRDEVDRFTAPVEGFHFGRYDLRVPSAEALRLGEGIRVIELNGLTSEPTHMYDPKHSAWHGWRCLIRTWRLIFEIAERNRKLGYKPDSVSSIVKLAAGYFRGVPSRDLS, from the coding sequence ATGAAAAGCAAGCTCTTGCTTATCTATCTATCCGTCCTATTGCTTTCCCATCTCGTTGAGTGGTCGGGCATTTGGGATGAGGCGAATTCGTTTGCGATGGATTCGATGAGCGTCTCGCCGGCACGTCATTTGATAATCGTGTTTTCCCCTGACGAAGCACGAGCTTCGCGTCTGGTATCCAGAGGAAACGGGTCCGGTGGCGGTCCTACCGATTGGATCTCGGCCAGCTCGTTTCTGGGCGAGCAGTGGAGCCCATCCGAGTTGAGCGACGCTGAGGTTCCAGGCGCCGGGCAGTGGGCCAGCGTAAGCGTGGTGGGGATCGGGTATGGCGCTGCGGAGGCGACCGCGTTCGCCGAGACCTCGAGCGAAGAGCTCCGATCGATCGTGTTGGTGGATGCCCCGCTACCGCCTCAGGCGGAGCTGCTGGGCGATCGCGCCTTGAACGCCGCTCTGAAAACGTTCGCTCGAGCGGCCACATGGCTGGCTGAGTGGGTCGCGCCCGATTTTGGATTCTTGGATCGATCTGGTTGGGGAGATGACCGGTGGCGTCGTATCCATGATGCGGATCTATTTGCGAGCTCGAGGTTTTTGGAGCGTAGCGACCTGCCTTTGCTAGCGATTCGCGCCCGTCCACCGCAGTTGGGTCGGGCTTCCTTTCTTCGCGCGGTGGAGGCGGTCCGGCCAGACGCCGCTACGCTGAAGGTGACGCGTGGAAACCGTCTGGAGCAAACGGTAGCTGGAGTTGAGGCGTTCGTATCCGGTTTTCAAGACAGGTCGGGTGAAGGAGGCGATGAGGACAGAGTTTCGTTTTCCGCGGTCGAGGTTCAGCCGATCGCTCACTGGATGGGGGGGCTTTTATTGGGCATCGCCACCTTCGCGAGCGAAGACCTCGCCTGCATTGGAGGGGGACTGCTCGCTTCGGCTGGAACCGTTTCGCTTTGGGTGGCGATCGCCGGTTGCTTGCTGGGAATCTTCGTGGGCGATCTAGGCATCTACCTCATCGGACGTTTCTTGGGAGCGCGGGCGCTGGAACTGCCCGGGCTGCGTCGGCTCGCGTCACCCACCAAGCTGCGAAGCGGGATGCGTTGGTTCGAGAAGAAAGGCATTATGCTGGTGGTTCTGACTCGTTTTTTCCCCGGCAGCCGAGTGCCCACCTATTTCGCCGCAGGCGTTCTGAGAATAGGGTTTTGGCGTTTCGCCTTCGCCCTGCTGGTGGCCGCCAGCATTTGGACGCCGATCCTGGTCGGTCTGTCGTTCGTTTTTGGGCAGCCAGTACTGGCTCTGGTGGAGGGCATGGGAGCCTGGGCCTGGCTCGGAGTGGTGCTGTTCTTGCTGCTCTTCGTATTTGGAAGCAGGCTGTTGGTGGCGAGTATCACTTGGAAAGGGCGCCGCTTGCTGGTCTGCAAGTTCCAGCGTTTGATTCGCTGGGAATATTGGCCGGTCTGGGCGGTCTACGGGCCGATCCTTCCCTACATCGCTTGGCGAATGGTGAGACACCGATCTCTGACCTTGCCGTCAATCGTCAATCCCTGCATGCCGGCGAGCGGACTGGTCTACGAATCGAAGGGGCAGATTTTGACCCACCTGCAACGCTTCGGCGTACCGGTGGCCCGGTTTTCGATCCTGTCGCTTGCCGAGCCGATCCAGGCTCGACTGAAGGCGCTCGATGACTTCATGGAGGCGGAGTCCCTAGGTTTTCCCGTGGTGCTGAAGCCGGACGTCGGCCAGCGCGGCCAGGGAGTGACCATCGTGAAGGACCGGATCGAGGCTGAGGCGTTCTTGCGTAATCAGAAAGAGGATACGATCGCGCAGGAATATGTTTCAGGAAGCGAGTACGGAGTGTTTTACTTTCGTTTCCCCGACCGGAAGAAGGGCGAGATCTTCTCCATCACCGACAAGCGTATGACCTATGTCACGGGGGATGGCGAGTCGACCTTGGAGACCTTGATCCTCAAGGATCCGAGAGCGGTACGCATGGCGCCCTTCTTCTTGAGCGAATATGAGGCGCGCTTAGCTGAAATCGTAGCGGCTGGCGAGCGCTTCTGGCTGGCCTCGGTCGGAACGCATTGTCGCGGAGCCCTGTTTCTGGATGGCGCTCACTTGCTCACGGAGCGGTTACGCGACGAGGTCGATCGGTTTACGGCGCCGGTGGAGGGCTTTCATTTCGGCCGCTATGACCTTCGGGTTCCATCAGCTGAAGCGCTGCGTCTAGGCGAAGGGATACGCGTGATCGAGCTCAACGGGTTGACCTCTGAACCGACGCACATGTACGACCCCAAGCACTCGGCTTGGCATGGATGGAGGTGCCTGATACGTACCTGGAGGCTGATCTTCGAGATAGCCGAGAGGAATCGAAAGCTTGGATACAAACCCGATTCGGTGTCGTCTATAGTGAAGCTGGCGGCGGGGTATTTTCGAGGCGTTCCTTCGCGAGACCTTTCTTGA
- a CDS encoding NRDE family protein: MCTASWSVSATEATLCFNRDERKIRPEAEALAAHESENGKLLFARDPQGGGTWLCANEAGLCSFLLNNYGATAKLALQRKRFSGGRSRGDLTIGCCQQASLPGAERWLRSLDLDSYKPFLLGLMSLGNSVVLSWDGCRIVRLASDIRFLTTSSFQTEEVEAYRKNRYIEICGDDASLCSLRRRISYHFDTAHPSSAYNPLMRREESETQCVTMVSIRKTSTLMRLQTRPFEVDGFEGGQEMELERAAPELRE, from the coding sequence ATGTGCACCGCATCGTGGAGCGTATCGGCGACCGAGGCGACGCTTTGCTTCAATCGCGACGAGCGAAAGATCCGCCCTGAAGCCGAGGCGCTCGCCGCGCACGAATCGGAAAACGGGAAACTGCTCTTCGCTCGCGATCCACAGGGCGGCGGCACGTGGCTCTGCGCGAACGAAGCTGGATTGTGCTCATTTCTGCTCAACAACTACGGGGCTACGGCAAAGCTCGCTTTGCAGCGAAAGCGTTTTTCCGGAGGTCGGAGCAGGGGAGACCTGACCATTGGCTGCTGCCAGCAGGCCAGCCTGCCGGGGGCGGAGCGATGGTTGCGGAGTCTGGACTTGGATTCATACAAGCCGTTTCTCTTAGGGCTTATGTCCTTGGGGAATTCGGTCGTACTCTCATGGGATGGGTGTCGGATCGTTCGCCTTGCTAGCGATATCCGATTTCTCACTACCTCCTCGTTTCAAACGGAGGAAGTAGAGGCGTACCGAAAAAACAGATACATAGAGATCTGCGGCGACGATGCCAGCCTCTGCTCCCTGAGACGTCGAATATCCTATCATTTCGACACGGCTCATCCGAGTTCGGCCTACAATCCGCTCATGAGACGGGAGGAATCTGAAACCCAATGTGTCACCATGGTTTCGATACGGAAGACTTCGACTCTGATGAGGCTGCAAACGCGTCCGTTCGAGGTTGACGGTTTCGAAGGCGGGCAGGAGATGGAGCTCGAGCGCGCAGCCCCTGAGCTGCGAGAATAA
- a CDS encoding ATP-binding protein, whose translation MRSSDTEPPSPRPSPLHASPEQSGETSLHSVALRGLPEKLRHALKTELEETHHIRCDSTPSDKVQLACLWTESRHPPSLYREGVDCIVLGESIPFTEISAYIEMGALGVYDLRLVPIKVAAELIKSHLRSPRKKAPQTTTPSSRFAILEWDRDFRIARWSDDAETLTGLSRNQALNRSIGEWLIPEEEIGPFIASCHSVIKGELPEFKGQWNIITADEQTLPTFWKVVPKDHRAQSFIGIFELASSAELSPRATPLSPHTGPDATPPVHDELPDLLTEAFAQDSKVEFLATAVEHLAIGVYVTDETEDCVFTVWNKEMQRLFQKKKSEVLGKRLSEVFTDPLLRSVLSEVAPPRTRNRAIIPQMATPKRPDAHFIADINKTVLFDDSGAKSSIVGVVHDVTDRIKSENRLVAAFNELEASKEKLEQSNLEIRKGIEKAKKLAVAAQSSNKAKSFFLSNISHELRTPLNSIISLTHALLEKTFGPLNPIQTENMEIVSDSARHLQALITDILDLSKIELGKLNLKIARANVVEIAQSSIRMVEQQAALKEVTCKLDNRAAIDLIDADSKRLRQILLNLLVNAVKFTRPKTQITLEIDSPPGSNSIYFTVRDHGIGIQESDFHRIFSPFTQLDDSLARQYEGTGLGLAIVSKLVELHGGGLRVQSRPNEGAQFRVELPCAQHEGAPPGESLPTLAEIALKSKRVDNLVLIVDENDRSTAQALAASRANPQLTTVAAMPNEISAYHDQIAPKAIIVDLSTLSSHGHDWMQISRALPSWKNTHWIATCSLDIATSHESAKQHSFHEFRCKPLKQETFANLIPS comes from the coding sequence TTGAGATCCTCCGACACAGAGCCACCCTCTCCCCGCCCCTCCCCACTTCACGCGTCCCCGGAACAGTCCGGCGAGACCTCCCTCCACTCCGTCGCGCTGCGCGGGCTTCCCGAGAAATTGCGCCACGCCCTTAAGACGGAGCTCGAAGAGACGCATCACATTCGCTGCGATTCGACCCCAAGCGACAAGGTCCAGCTGGCCTGCCTTTGGACGGAATCGCGCCACCCGCCCTCCCTCTATCGCGAAGGGGTCGACTGCATCGTGCTGGGCGAGTCCATTCCCTTCACGGAAATCAGCGCCTACATCGAAATGGGGGCTCTCGGGGTCTACGACCTGAGGCTGGTCCCAATCAAGGTCGCCGCGGAGTTGATCAAGTCCCACCTGCGTTCGCCTCGAAAAAAGGCCCCGCAGACCACCACGCCTTCCTCCCGGTTCGCCATCCTGGAGTGGGACAGGGATTTTCGCATCGCTCGCTGGTCCGACGACGCTGAAACGCTCACCGGCCTCTCCCGCAACCAAGCGCTCAACCGCAGCATCGGCGAATGGCTCATACCGGAAGAAGAGATCGGGCCCTTCATCGCCAGTTGCCATTCCGTCATCAAAGGAGAGCTGCCGGAATTCAAAGGGCAATGGAATATCATCACCGCCGACGAACAGACCCTACCCACCTTCTGGAAAGTCGTGCCAAAGGACCATCGAGCCCAATCCTTCATCGGCATTTTCGAGCTCGCTAGCAGCGCCGAGCTCTCGCCGCGGGCCACCCCCCTGTCTCCCCACACTGGCCCGGACGCGACCCCGCCGGTCCACGACGAGCTGCCGGATCTGCTCACCGAGGCCTTCGCCCAAGACTCCAAGGTGGAATTCCTCGCGACCGCGGTGGAACACCTCGCTATCGGCGTCTACGTCACCGACGAGACCGAAGACTGCGTCTTCACCGTGTGGAACAAGGAGATGCAACGCCTCTTCCAAAAGAAGAAATCAGAGGTTCTCGGCAAGCGACTTTCCGAGGTATTCACCGACCCACTACTCCGCTCCGTGCTCAGCGAGGTCGCTCCACCTCGCACCCGAAACCGCGCCATCATTCCCCAGATGGCGACCCCCAAGCGACCGGACGCCCACTTCATCGCCGACATCAACAAGACCGTGCTCTTCGACGATTCCGGCGCCAAGAGCTCGATCGTCGGCGTGGTTCACGACGTGACCGACCGCATCAAGTCGGAAAACCGCCTGGTCGCGGCCTTCAACGAGTTGGAAGCCTCCAAGGAAAAGCTCGAGCAGAGCAACCTGGAGATCCGAAAAGGCATCGAAAAAGCCAAGAAGCTCGCCGTCGCCGCCCAGTCCTCCAACAAGGCGAAATCCTTTTTCCTCTCCAATATCAGCCACGAGCTGAGAACGCCGCTCAACTCCATCATCAGCCTCACCCACGCGCTGCTGGAAAAGACCTTCGGTCCGCTCAATCCCATCCAAACGGAAAACATGGAGATCGTTTCCGACAGCGCGCGACACCTGCAGGCGCTGATCACCGACATCCTGGACCTCTCGAAAATCGAGCTGGGAAAACTCAACCTGAAGATCGCCCGAGCGAACGTCGTCGAAATCGCCCAGTCATCCATCCGCATGGTGGAGCAGCAAGCCGCCCTCAAGGAAGTCACCTGCAAGCTGGACAATCGCGCCGCCATCGATCTCATCGACGCCGACTCCAAGCGACTGCGTCAGATCCTGCTCAACCTCCTGGTGAACGCGGTCAAGTTCACCCGCCCGAAAACGCAGATCACCCTGGAGATCGACTCGCCACCGGGCAGCAACTCCATCTACTTCACGGTGCGCGATCACGGCATCGGGATCCAGGAGTCGGATTTCCACCGCATCTTCTCCCCGTTTACCCAGCTCGACGACTCCCTCGCTCGCCAGTACGAGGGCACCGGTCTCGGCTTGGCCATCGTGTCGAAACTTGTGGAACTCCACGGTGGAGGGCTCCGGGTGCAGAGCAGGCCAAACGAAGGGGCCCAGTTCCGCGTCGAGCTGCCCTGCGCTCAGCACGAGGGAGCTCCACCCGGGGAATCCTTGCCGACTCTAGCCGAGATCGCCCTGAAATCGAAACGGGTCGACAACCTGGTGCTGATCGTCGACGAAAACGACCGCAGCACCGCCCAAGCGCTCGCTGCCTCGAGAGCCAATCCTCAACTGACCACCGTGGCCGCCATGCCAAACGAGATCTCCGCTTACCACGACCAGATCGCCCCGAAGGCCATCATCGTGGACCTCAGCACGCTCTCCAGCCACGGCCACGACTGGATGCAGATCTCCCGAGCTCTGCCCAGCTGGAAAAACACCCATTGGATCGCCACCTGCTCGCTCGATATCGCCACCAGCCACGAGTCAGCCAAGCAGCATTCCTTTCACGAATTTCGCTGCAAACCCCTCAAACAGGAAACATTCGCCAACCTAATCCCTAGCTGA
- a CDS encoding response regulator, with the protein MPLGAINTILVVDDNLGARRSIEALLSHESYEILLAENGLSAIEIAKARTPDIILLDVMMPGMSGFEVCQEIRRDQRLSEIPIIMITALDDEESMIQGIEAGADDFLPKPISKIELRSRVKGILRLNRFRKLCDERQKFELVVRQSNFGYIVMNPQLQILFANPAARKFLAIPEPSPSNLDFFDIASDQYAVQPRDAKQQLLGSTSLPDPPPFILVKSNVIDGESQWVQATVQSLGSASSNQLLLKLEDITEKIISFQEKHTFSRMISHKLLTPLNALKAASQLMDTFKGESAQGTRLDKVLDLQRQGISRLEYDVQSILAFLESSSHANTDHPRASVGETRELMNRIAENPNFDLSLSMDDTTDEAPRIGISIHAFEACVREIVENAIKFKNGPRARINCFVDTLSSPEVVTYRFQNNSKPLSEVELANVWKPYWQADRYSTGEIQGMGLGLSLIATNVWSAGGTCKIENCPIGDGVQLSLSFPITK; encoded by the coding sequence ATGCCTTTAGGAGCGATCAATACGATCCTCGTCGTCGACGACAACCTCGGAGCCCGCCGCTCCATCGAAGCCCTGCTATCACACGAGTCCTACGAGATACTGCTGGCCGAAAACGGCCTCTCGGCCATCGAAATCGCCAAGGCTCGCACCCCGGACATCATCCTGCTCGACGTCATGATGCCCGGCATGAGCGGCTTCGAAGTCTGTCAGGAGATTCGCCGAGACCAGCGCCTATCCGAAATACCGATAATCATGATCACCGCCTTGGACGACGAGGAGTCCATGATCCAAGGCATCGAAGCGGGAGCCGACGACTTCCTCCCCAAGCCGATCAGCAAGATAGAGCTGCGCTCCCGCGTGAAAGGCATTCTCCGCCTCAATCGCTTTCGAAAGCTCTGCGACGAGCGCCAGAAGTTCGAACTGGTGGTGCGCCAGTCCAATTTCGGGTACATCGTAATGAATCCGCAACTACAGATTCTTTTCGCGAATCCCGCCGCTCGCAAGTTTCTCGCCATCCCGGAGCCCAGCCCGAGCAATCTCGACTTTTTCGACATCGCTTCCGATCAGTACGCCGTCCAGCCGCGCGACGCCAAGCAACAGCTTCTCGGATCCACCTCGCTTCCCGATCCTCCACCGTTCATCCTCGTCAAATCAAACGTCATCGACGGGGAGTCCCAATGGGTGCAGGCGACCGTGCAATCGCTGGGCTCCGCCTCCTCGAACCAGCTGCTGCTCAAACTCGAAGACATCACCGAGAAGATCATTTCCTTCCAGGAAAAGCACACCTTCTCCCGCATGATATCCCACAAGCTGCTGACTCCGCTCAACGCCCTCAAGGCGGCGAGCCAGCTGATGGACACCTTCAAGGGCGAGAGCGCCCAAGGGACGCGATTGGACAAGGTCCTGGACCTGCAGCGCCAGGGCATCTCTCGTCTCGAGTACGACGTGCAATCCATTCTGGCCTTCCTCGAAAGTAGTTCCCACGCGAATACAGACCATCCTCGTGCTTCCGTCGGCGAAACCCGCGAGCTCATGAACCGCATCGCGGAAAACCCGAATTTCGACCTGAGCCTATCGATGGATGACACCACTGATGAAGCTCCTCGGATCGGCATCTCCATCCACGCGTTCGAAGCCTGCGTGCGCGAAATCGTGGAAAACGCCATAAAATTCAAGAACGGTCCGCGAGCTCGCATCAACTGCTTCGTGGATACGCTATCGAGCCCTGAGGTGGTGACCTACCGCTTCCAAAACAACTCAAAACCGCTATCGGAGGTCGAGCTTGCCAACGTCTGGAAACCCTACTGGCAAGCGGATCGCTACTCGACTGGCGAAATTCAAGGCATGGGTCTCGGACTCTCGCTTATCGCCACCAACGTCTGGTCGGCTGGCGGTACCTGCAAAATCGAAAACTGCCCCATTGGAGACGGCGTGCAGCTGTCGCTCAGTTTCCCCATCACCAAATGA
- a CDS encoding TIM-barrel domain-containing protein, with translation MIPHPTLYAFAGCRVFLAATAAFVSALAAVAETQLENAGAALDFEDSDIVVSKAGDPILRLISIRFDYHDPISMRLVSRDESSLILEALYPSAVEFNNDPNDQTPRPATIEIREVPGGFRIHSSPTWADQCTLVLQDLGDHFFGLSEPLQPDNQKSPDLRGSSIRVEVASEGQSIVENYASAMSSFYLSSFGYGAFFDTFARGRYDLAVNGANRIHHDTGELDWYLFFGDDGVEVHRHYFALIGDPKPLPLWGLGPVAWRDQNDGGSKEILGDISRMSDLRIPLTSWFVDRPYSDGHHAWSEMNFSKSFAHPKKWIQTIREDFGLEFMTWTSTAMFGSERFPKHLAGAFTYLDLSHPETVEQFQSELAKKQYAHGVKGHKMDRADEVFPLYEHWHDRSIGPAERRNRYVYLFTKVHHEALQEAWGDDQVNFARAGIHRAQPYLSALWGGDPRSNWQGLQSNIANGIRCSFMGFPVWGTDVGGYLGEGFIDEELYIRWLQAGSVNGLFEIKLDGAGGDGEDRMPWRYGKRLQSAFRTVCEERMSMLPYLYSISHNARETGAVMQPMAYRHLDDPRTYAIWDQFYFGPNILVAPVLEKAVKRSVYFPAGTWIDFDDPSQRLLIDTPQRIEVDAPLGKLPRWIKANSILVTGDVYQGNAKRWQDRREPRLTIKAFPGIEGESCLFEYIDPFDENAKKRITLERSENKVRVTAPSIACPVTVEIYDPAENGKPVAFSLEGPIDVSWELR, from the coding sequence ATGATTCCACACCCCACTCTCTACGCCTTCGCTGGCTGTCGCGTCTTCCTAGCTGCGACAGCCGCTTTTGTTTCCGCCCTCGCCGCCGTGGCGGAAACGCAGCTGGAAAACGCGGGCGCCGCGCTCGACTTCGAGGATAGCGACATCGTGGTCTCCAAAGCGGGCGACCCGATCCTGCGACTGATATCGATCCGATTCGACTACCACGACCCGATATCCATGCGCCTGGTCTCCCGCGACGAATCAAGCCTCATCCTAGAAGCCCTCTATCCCTCCGCCGTCGAATTCAACAACGACCCGAACGACCAAACGCCGCGCCCGGCCACAATCGAAATTCGCGAAGTCCCAGGTGGATTTCGTATCCACAGCTCCCCTACCTGGGCCGACCAATGCACGCTCGTCCTACAGGATCTGGGCGATCACTTCTTCGGTCTCTCCGAGCCGCTGCAGCCCGACAACCAAAAGTCGCCCGACCTTCGCGGCTCCTCCATACGCGTGGAAGTCGCCAGCGAAGGGCAAAGCATCGTGGAAAACTACGCTTCCGCCATGTCCTCCTTCTACTTAAGCTCCTTCGGCTACGGAGCGTTTTTCGACACCTTCGCTCGCGGACGCTACGACTTGGCGGTCAACGGAGCGAATCGCATCCACCACGATACAGGGGAGCTCGATTGGTATCTGTTTTTTGGCGACGATGGCGTCGAGGTGCACCGCCACTACTTCGCTCTGATCGGAGATCCTAAGCCGCTCCCCCTTTGGGGACTAGGACCGGTCGCCTGGAGGGATCAAAACGACGGCGGTTCGAAGGAAATCCTCGGCGACATTTCCCGCATGAGCGACCTGCGAATCCCCCTCACGTCGTGGTTCGTGGACCGCCCCTACAGCGACGGCCACCACGCATGGTCCGAGATGAACTTCAGCAAGTCCTTCGCCCACCCAAAAAAATGGATACAAACGATCCGAGAAGATTTCGGCCTCGAGTTCATGACCTGGACCTCGACCGCTATGTTCGGCAGCGAACGTTTTCCCAAACACCTCGCTGGAGCCTTCACCTACCTCGACCTCAGCCACCCGGAAACGGTCGAGCAGTTCCAAAGCGAACTGGCGAAAAAGCAGTACGCGCACGGCGTCAAGGGCCACAAGATGGACCGGGCCGACGAAGTGTTTCCCTTGTACGAGCATTGGCATGACAGATCCATCGGTCCTGCCGAGCGACGCAACCGCTACGTGTACCTCTTTACCAAGGTTCACCATGAAGCCCTTCAAGAGGCGTGGGGCGACGACCAGGTCAACTTCGCCAGAGCAGGCATACACCGAGCGCAGCCCTACCTGAGCGCCTTGTGGGGCGGCGATCCGCGATCGAACTGGCAGGGCCTGCAGTCGAATATCGCAAACGGCATCCGCTGCTCCTTCATGGGCTTTCCTGTCTGGGGAACCGATGTGGGCGGCTACCTCGGAGAGGGATTCATCGATGAAGAGCTCTACATTCGTTGGCTTCAAGCTGGCAGCGTAAACGGCCTATTCGAAATCAAGCTGGATGGGGCTGGCGGCGACGGCGAGGATCGGATGCCCTGGCGCTACGGCAAGCGGCTCCAATCGGCTTTCAGGACGGTATGCGAAGAACGCATGAGCATGCTCCCCTACTTGTATTCAATTTCTCACAACGCCCGCGAAACTGGCGCCGTCATGCAGCCCATGGCATACCGTCACCTCGACGATCCTCGAACCTACGCCATCTGGGATCAATTCTACTTCGGTCCCAATATTCTAGTGGCTCCTGTGCTCGAAAAAGCGGTCAAGCGATCGGTCTACTTCCCCGCAGGGACTTGGATCGACTTCGACGACCCAAGCCAACGTCTCCTTATAGACACGCCTCAGCGGATTGAGGTCGACGCTCCTCTTGGCAAACTCCCTCGCTGGATAAAAGCCAACAGCATCCTTGTCACAGGAGACGTCTACCAAGGAAACGCCAAACGCTGGCAAGACCGGAGGGAACCGCGCCTGACGATCAAGGCTTTTCCAGGAATAGAGGGAGAGTCATGCTTATTCGAATACATCGATCCGTTCGACGAAAACGCAAAGAAACGCATCACCCTCGAACGATCCGAAAACAAGGTTCGCGTGACTGCCCCTTCCATCGCCTGCCCTGTCACCGTAGAGATTTACGACCCCGCAGAGAATGGGAAGCCAGTCGCCTTCAGCTTGGAAGGACCTATCGATGTCAGTTGGGAGCTGCGATGA
- a CDS encoding nitroreductase family protein has translation MNTLEAIEQRRSVKHYDPNFQIPETDLTKILESAIKAPTSYNIQNWRFVVVRDPETKTRLRAAAWDQAQVEEASAAILICGDLKAHSRDPERYWENAPEQVQDMLVPMIGDFYEGKEEVQRDEVMRSAGLAGQTIMLAAKSLGYDTCPMIGFDPEAFAEIINLPEDHVIGMLVVVGKAKEPARPRGGQLPLEEVVFHDSF, from the coding sequence ATGAACACACTCGAAGCGATCGAACAACGCCGTTCCGTCAAACACTACGATCCAAACTTTCAGATCCCAGAGACGGACCTGACTAAAATCCTGGAGTCCGCCATCAAGGCTCCCACGTCCTACAACATCCAAAACTGGCGCTTCGTCGTCGTGCGCGATCCCGAAACCAAGACGCGCTTGCGGGCCGCAGCCTGGGATCAGGCTCAAGTCGAGGAGGCCTCCGCGGCCATACTCATCTGCGGCGATCTCAAGGCCCATAGCCGCGATCCCGAGCGCTACTGGGAAAACGCCCCAGAGCAAGTACAGGACATGCTGGTTCCCATGATCGGCGACTTCTACGAAGGCAAGGAGGAGGTTCAGCGAGATGAGGTGATGCGTTCCGCCGGTCTAGCCGGCCAAACCATCATGCTCGCCGCAAAAAGCCTGGGATACGACACCTGCCCTATGATTGGCTTCGATCCCGAGGCCTTCGCAGAAATCATCAATCTCCCCGAGGACCACGTCATCGGCATGCTCGTGGTCGTCGGAAAAGCCAAAGAGCCCGCTCGCCCGCGTGGCGGCCAACTTCCCCTGGAGGAAGTCGTATTTCACGATTCCTTCTAA